In one Trichlorobacter lovleyi SZ genomic region, the following are encoded:
- a CDS encoding putative nucleotidyltransferase substrate binding domain-containing protein, whose amino-acid sequence METVLHDDMSNLLDLLPPLTQLTRYCTVGEITEVLHQLKADLVTVRRKFEVWDAQSALQQGLIGTAGADTLKQLHDELNRIELERFIAAGSVSNLHRSCTRYRDLLAERALQIVTEEMAAAGYGAPPVSYALVSMGSDGREEQTLITDQDYLIVYDDGGEEAADAWFVEFGNRLVDCLEIAGFKRCTGDIMTSNPTWRGSYKQWRKRLFAIVRYEVEDFAKNMMDLIVLSDARFVGGDRELGGKLIELIRDMEKEHFQVLWSMARAATEMKLALGFMRRLWTEPSGEHRGELNVKLLAWAPLVMNVRILAISQGMAATNTVQRINYLEQEGSFSEEMARGLREAYDTLTHHRILLQIKQIKGIQKDSYYLDPLMLDSGEREQLRQAVIRVEELQKMIHTNFNIV is encoded by the coding sequence GTGGAAACTGTTCTGCATGATGATATGAGCAATCTGCTTGATCTGCTGCCGCCGCTTACGCAGTTGACCCGCTATTGTACGGTTGGCGAAATCACTGAAGTACTGCATCAGCTCAAAGCGGATCTGGTTACTGTCAGGCGTAAGTTTGAGGTCTGGGATGCTCAGTCTGCCCTGCAACAGGGGCTGATCGGGACTGCCGGCGCTGATACGTTGAAGCAGTTGCATGATGAGCTAAACCGGATTGAACTTGAGCGCTTTATTGCAGCCGGATCGGTCAGTAATTTGCACCGTTCCTGTACCCGCTATCGTGACCTGCTTGCTGAACGGGCGCTGCAGATTGTCACCGAAGAGATGGCTGCTGCAGGGTATGGTGCGCCGCCGGTTTCCTACGCCCTGGTCAGCATGGGGAGCGACGGCCGGGAAGAACAGACCCTGATTACGGATCAGGACTATCTGATCGTCTACGATGACGGGGGAGAAGAGGCTGCAGATGCCTGGTTTGTGGAGTTTGGCAACCGGCTGGTTGATTGTCTTGAAATCGCCGGGTTCAAGCGCTGCACCGGCGATATTATGACCAGCAATCCTACCTGGCGAGGGTCGTATAAGCAGTGGCGCAAACGGTTGTTTGCCATTGTGCGCTACGAAGTGGAAGATTTTGCCAAAAACATGATGGATCTGATCGTCCTCTCCGATGCCCGCTTTGTCGGTGGTGATCGTGAACTGGGAGGAAAGCTGATCGAACTGATCCGTGATATGGAGAAAGAGCACTTTCAGGTGCTCTGGAGCATGGCCCGTGCTGCCACTGAAATGAAACTGGCGCTGGGGTTCATGCGCCGGCTCTGGACTGAACCCAGTGGTGAACACCGGGGGGAGCTGAATGTCAAGTTGCTGGCCTGGGCACCTCTGGTCATGAACGTCCGTATCCTCGCCATCAGCCAGGGGATGGCTGCCACCAACACGGTCCAGCGAATCAACTACCTTGAGCAGGAAGGCAGTTTTTCCGAAGAAATGGCCCGTGGGTTACGGGAGGCTTACGACACCCTGACTCATCACCGGATACTGCTGCAGATCAAGCAGATCAAGGGGATACAAAAGGACTCCTACTATCTTGATCCATTGATGCTGGACAGTGGTGAGCGTGAGCAGCTTCGTCAGGCCGTGATCAGGGTGGAAGAGCTGCAGAAGATGATTCACACCAACTTCAACATTGTCTAA
- a CDS encoding plasmid partitioning protein RepB C-terminal domain-containing protein produces MTNIIKQGFQEKLIELAVEELHPTKSISICTRKCRKYAQVLSSIREVGLIEAPVVAPLKKDNGYLLLDGHLRIMALKELGVERVSCLISTDDETYTYNKYINRLSAIQEHRMIVKAVQSGVSEEKLARVLNLDIGTIRNKKNLLEGICPEAVELLKDKTVPEPVFKVLRKMKAPRQINAAMLMNDQNKFNCNYAKALLDATPVNQLVNKGKPKKETPAILARQARLEEESLALSREIGSLKEQYGTAMIDMTSMQAYLKSLLGNDAVAKYLRELHGPTYDKFKHIAELDFFRLKNME; encoded by the coding sequence ATGACAAACATAATAAAGCAGGGATTCCAGGAAAAATTGATCGAACTTGCCGTGGAAGAGTTGCACCCCACCAAAAGCATTTCCATCTGTACCAGGAAATGCAGAAAGTATGCTCAGGTCCTTTCCTCAATTCGGGAAGTGGGGCTTATCGAAGCCCCTGTCGTCGCTCCGCTCAAGAAAGATAATGGATATCTCCTGCTCGATGGCCATTTGCGGATCATGGCCTTGAAGGAATTGGGAGTGGAACGCGTCTCCTGCCTGATCTCCACCGATGACGAGACCTATACCTACAACAAATACATCAACCGGCTTTCAGCAATTCAGGAACATCGGATGATCGTGAAGGCCGTGCAGTCCGGCGTCTCGGAAGAAAAGCTCGCCCGTGTCCTGAATCTTGACATCGGAACAATCAGAAATAAGAAGAATCTGCTTGAGGGCATCTGTCCGGAGGCGGTCGAACTATTGAAGGATAAGACCGTGCCGGAACCGGTGTTCAAGGTATTGAGAAAAATGAAGGCACCCCGGCAGATTAACGCTGCCATGCTGATGAATGACCAGAACAAGTTCAACTGTAACTATGCCAAGGCCCTTCTGGACGCAACGCCGGTGAATCAGCTCGTCAACAAAGGCAAACCGAAAAAGGAAACTCCGGCGATACTGGCTCGCCAGGCTCGTCTTGAAGAGGAGAGTCTTGCCTTGTCCAGGGAAATAGGCTCATTGAAGGAACAATACGGTACAGCGATGATTGATATGACATCCATGCAGGCATATCTGAAAAGTCTGCTCGGCAACGACGCAGTTGCAAAATATCTGCGTGAATTACATGGACCAACTTATGACAAATTCAAGCATATCGCTGAGCTTGACTTTTTCAGGCTGAAAAATATGGAGTGA
- a CDS encoding solute symporter family protein, translating to MKRLLVAIGCVLSLSFAAYAEPAKAPAAPEAKPAVAAPAAAPAATVAPAADAAKQAAAPAPAPVKDAKAGLKANPVVTIPIFLLIIGATMAVVVWSAKKTKSAADFYTAGGGITGTQNGWAIAGDYMSAASFLGISGMISLYGYDGFMYSVGWLVAYITVLLIVAEPCRNAGKYTLGDILSFRTSPKPVRAVAAISTVSVSTFYLTAQMVGAGKLMQLLLGVPYKTAIIGVGILMVGYVVFGGMTATTWVQIIKAGLLMTGAALLSIMVSIKSGFNPFQFFSDIATSQNIIDHVKLLPIYLKEVKAGTATMDAGQRFLEPGLFLTNPLDQISLGMALVLGTAGMPHILMRFFTVPTAQAARKSVIVAMFIIGSFYILTTLLGFGAAIHVTPQGIKSVDAGGNMAAMMLAKQLGSEFSPFIGDLLLAFLCAVAFATILAVVSGLVLAASAAIAHDIYVNVIKDGHADQSEQVFAARTTSFIVGAVGIIIGIAAEKQNVAHLVALAFAVASSGNLPVVVMSLFWKKFNTAGVIAGLVVGTVASIGLVMISPNMTYPEVVANNAKLAYSKLEKEIADGKVKPEAMEKTLKTIETKKAEEAKNRGGKSMLGLEKPLFTLKNPGIVSIPLGFIAAILATLAFPSKKAEEMWDEIYVRQNTGLGMAKAVDH from the coding sequence ATGAAGAGACTGTTAGTTGCTATCGGTTGTGTACTCTCCCTGAGCTTCGCCGCCTATGCCGAGCCTGCCAAGGCTCCGGCCGCTCCTGAGGCCAAGCCTGCGGTTGCCGCTCCTGCTGCTGCTCCGGCAGCTACTGTAGCCCCGGCTGCAGATGCTGCCAAGCAAGCTGCAGCTCCGGCGCCAGCTCCTGTAAAAGATGCCAAGGCTGGTCTGAAGGCCAACCCGGTTGTGACCATTCCGATCTTCCTGTTGATCATCGGCGCAACCATGGCGGTTGTGGTCTGGTCAGCCAAGAAGACCAAGTCGGCTGCCGACTTCTACACCGCCGGTGGTGGTATCACCGGTACCCAGAACGGTTGGGCGATTGCCGGTGACTATATGTCGGCTGCCTCATTCCTGGGTATTTCCGGCATGATCTCCCTGTACGGCTATGACGGCTTCATGTACTCGGTGGGCTGGCTGGTTGCCTACATCACCGTGCTCTTGATCGTTGCCGAGCCTTGCCGTAACGCCGGTAAGTACACCCTGGGTGACATCCTTTCCTTCCGTACGTCACCCAAGCCGGTCCGTGCCGTTGCTGCCATCTCCACTGTGTCGGTTTCCACCTTCTACCTGACCGCTCAGATGGTTGGTGCCGGTAAACTGATGCAGCTGCTGCTGGGGGTACCGTACAAGACCGCTATCATCGGCGTTGGTATTCTGATGGTTGGCTACGTTGTGTTCGGTGGTATGACCGCCACCACCTGGGTTCAGATCATCAAGGCCGGCCTGCTGATGACCGGTGCTGCCCTGCTGTCGATCATGGTTTCGATCAAGTCCGGTTTTAACCCGTTCCAGTTCTTCAGTGACATCGCCACCAGTCAGAATATCATTGACCATGTCAAGCTGCTGCCGATCTACCTGAAAGAGGTCAAGGCCGGCACGGCAACCATGGATGCCGGCCAACGCTTCCTTGAGCCCGGTCTGTTCCTGACCAATCCGCTGGACCAGATCTCCCTGGGTATGGCGCTGGTGCTGGGTACTGCCGGTATGCCGCACATCCTGATGCGTTTCTTCACGGTCCCGACTGCACAGGCTGCCCGTAAATCGGTTATCGTGGCGATGTTCATCATCGGTTCTTTCTACATCCTGACCACCCTGCTGGGCTTTGGTGCTGCCATTCACGTAACTCCACAGGGCATCAAGTCTGTTGACGCAGGCGGCAACATGGCTGCCATGATGCTGGCAAAGCAGCTCGGCTCCGAGTTCTCGCCGTTCATCGGTGACCTGTTGCTGGCCTTCCTCTGTGCCGTTGCCTTTGCAACCATCCTGGCTGTTGTATCCGGTCTGGTTCTGGCAGCCTCCGCTGCCATCGCCCACGACATCTATGTGAACGTGATCAAGGACGGCCACGCCGACCAGTCCGAGCAGGTCTTTGCAGCCCGTACCACCTCCTTCATCGTTGGTGCTGTTGGTATCATCATCGGTATTGCTGCCGAGAAGCAGAACGTTGCCCACCTGGTGGCCCTGGCCTTTGCCGTTGCCTCCTCCGGTAACCTGCCGGTTGTGGTGATGTCCCTGTTCTGGAAGAAGTTCAACACCGCCGGTGTTATTGCCGGTCTGGTGGTTGGTACCGTCGCCTCCATTGGTCTGGTAATGATCTCCCCCAACATGACCTATCCCGAGGTCGTTGCCAACAACGCTAAGTTGGCCTACAGCAAACTGGAGAAAGAGATCGCAGACGGCAAGGTCAAACCTGAGGCAATGGAGAAGACCCTCAAGACCATCGAGACCAAGAAGGCTGAAGAGGCTAAAAACCGTGGCGGCAAGTCCATGCTGGGCCTTGAGAAGCCGCTGTTCACTCTGAAGAACCCCGGTATCGTTTCTATCCCGCTGGGCTTCATCGCTGCCATCCTGGCAACCCTGGCTTTCCCGAGCAAGAAGGCAGAGGAGATGTGGGACGAGATCTATGTCCGGCAGAATACCGGTCTGGGTATGGCAAAGGCTGTCGATCACTAA
- a CDS encoding recombinase family protein: MYIRMSTELQVESPENQERAIRTYAAQYGIEIIKAYADLGVSGINTEKREQFQSLIDDVEQGRNGYNIVLYLDESRWGRFVDSREAEYHRMRLERKNVLCQSCEKPLTLTSNIADRIMTLLRDESASDYCRQLSQKVWAGQCNLVSKGYRQGGVAGFGLRRMLLDEAGNPKQELAMGQRKSLLTERVILMPGSDEECRIVLWIYDQFIGGSSETDIAAQLNAQGVKTHFGRPWSRGTVCEVLTNEKYVGNNLFNRTSGKMKSRAKPNPESEWVRKEHAFEPVVDMERFYTVQGIYRERNKKTTDEELLQGLRDLYARQGRLSALIIDEADFLPPCSLIRNRFGGLLRVYQMIGYTPKRDYQYVAINQRLRTLHAEIVTDVVRTIENLCGRKIPIDPESCLLELNNNLFVSVVISRCFITPAGIRRWKIRFDSSLRPDITVAVRMDIRNEAIRDYYILPALEFSDGQLKLSEDNAGFLDGFRTDTLDYLLKLSVNISLDKAVEHGSWGRSAYSH, from the coding sequence ATGTATATCCGTATGTCCACAGAGTTGCAGGTGGAGTCGCCAGAAAACCAGGAACGTGCAATACGTACCTATGCCGCTCAATACGGAATTGAAATTATCAAAGCCTATGCCGACCTGGGCGTTAGCGGAATCAACACGGAAAAGCGGGAACAGTTTCAGAGCTTGATTGATGATGTGGAGCAAGGTCGGAATGGATACAACATTGTCCTGTATCTGGACGAAAGCCGCTGGGGACGGTTTGTAGACAGCCGCGAGGCTGAGTATCACCGTATGAGGCTGGAACGCAAAAACGTTTTGTGTCAGTCATGCGAAAAACCACTTACGTTAACCAGCAACATTGCCGACCGTATTATGACCCTGCTGCGGGATGAAAGCGCCAGCGACTACTGCCGCCAGCTCTCTCAGAAGGTATGGGCGGGACAATGCAATTTGGTATCAAAAGGATACCGGCAGGGAGGCGTGGCGGGTTTCGGGCTCCGGCGCATGCTCTTGGATGAAGCCGGTAACCCCAAACAGGAATTGGCAATGGGGCAGCGGAAAAGCCTGCTCACCGAGCGGGTGATTCTGATGCCGGGGTCAGACGAGGAATGCCGGATTGTGCTCTGGATTTATGATCAGTTCATCGGCGGGAGCAGCGAAACTGACATTGCGGCGCAGTTGAACGCACAAGGGGTGAAAACCCATTTTGGTCGCCCATGGTCACGAGGAACGGTGTGCGAAGTGCTGACCAATGAGAAGTACGTCGGCAACAACTTATTCAACCGCACATCGGGCAAGATGAAGAGCAGAGCCAAGCCCAATCCGGAAAGCGAATGGGTTCGTAAGGAACACGCCTTCGAGCCCGTAGTGGACATGGAGCGTTTCTACACCGTCCAAGGAATATACCGGGAACGTAACAAAAAGACTACCGACGAAGAGCTGCTGCAGGGGCTACGGGATTTATACGCCAGGCAGGGACGCCTTTCCGCGCTGATCATTGACGAAGCTGATTTCTTACCTCCCTGCAGTCTGATCCGCAATCGTTTCGGCGGCCTTCTGCGGGTCTATCAGATGATCGGGTATACCCCGAAGCGCGACTATCAGTATGTTGCCATCAACCAGCGGCTGCGCACCCTCCATGCCGAGATTGTTACCGATGTAGTCCGCACCATAGAGAACCTTTGCGGCAGGAAGATTCCCATCGACCCGGAAAGCTGCCTGCTGGAATTGAATAACAATCTCTTCGTTTCAGTTGTCATCAGCCGCTGTTTCATTACCCCTGCCGGAATCCGGCGCTGGAAAATCCGCTTCGATAGCAGTCTCCGTCCCGACATAACCGTAGCGGTACGCATGGATATCCGTAATGAAGCGATTCGGGATTACTACATCCTGCCCGCGCTGGAGTTTTCAGATGGGCAGTTGAAGCTGTCGGAGGACAACGCCGGATTTCTGGACGGCTTTCGTACCGACACTCTGGATTATTTGCTGAAACTGAGCGTTAACATCTCTCTCGACAAGGCGGTGGAACATGGATCATGGGGCCGTAGCGCTTATTCCCATTGA
- a CDS encoding solute symporter family protein, protein MKRLLVAIGCVLSLSFAAYAEPAKAPAAPEAKPAVAAPAATVALAADAAKVAAPAPAKPAEEKKASLKANPKVTIPIFLAIIGATMAVVVWSAKQTKSAADFYTAGGGITGTQNGWAIAGDYMSAASFLGISGMISLYGYDGFMYSVGWLVAYITVLLIVAEPCRNAGKYTLGDILSFRTSPKPVRAVAAISTVSVSTFYLTAQMVGAGKLMQLLLGVPYKTAIIGVGILMVGYVVFGGMTATTWVQIIKAGLLMTGAALLSILVSIKSGFSPLQFFTDIATNQNIIDHVKLLPIYLKESAAGTATADAGQRFLEPGLFLTNPLDQISLGMALVLGTAGMPHILMRFFTVPTAQAARKSVIVAMFIIGSFYILTTLLGFGAAIHLSPQGIKQVDAGGNMAAMMLAKQMGGEFSPFLGDLLLAFLCAVAFATILAVVSGLVLAASAAIAHDIYVNVIKDGHADQKEQVFAARATSFIVGACGIVIGIAAEKQNVAHLVALAFAVASSGNLPVVVMSLFWKKFNTAGVIAGLVVGTIASVGLVMVSPNMTYPEVVAKNAKAAYTKLEKEIADGKVKPEAMEKTLKTIEAKKAEEAKNLGGKSMLGLSKPLFTLKNPGILSIPLGFIAAILATLMFPCKKAEEMWDEIYVRQNTGIGMAKAIDH, encoded by the coding sequence ATGAAGAGACTGTTAGTTGCTATCGGTTGCGTACTCTCCCTGAGCTTCGCCGCCTATGCCGAGCCTGCCAAGGCTCCGGCCGCTCCTGAGGCCAAGCCTGCGGTTGCCGCTCCGGCAGCTACTGTTGCGCTCGCTGCAGATGCTGCCAAGGTTGCCGCTCCTGCTCCGGCAAAACCGGCTGAAGAGAAAAAGGCAAGCCTGAAGGCCAACCCCAAAGTTACGATTCCGATCTTCCTGGCTATTATCGGCGCAACCATGGCGGTTGTGGTCTGGTCAGCCAAGCAGACCAAGTCGGCTGCCGACTTCTACACCGCCGGTGGTGGTATCACCGGTACCCAGAACGGTTGGGCGATTGCCGGTGACTACATGTCGGCTGCCTCATTCCTGGGTATTTCCGGCATGATCTCCCTGTACGGCTATGACGGCTTCATGTACTCGGTGGGCTGGCTGGTTGCCTACATCACCGTGCTCTTGATCGTTGCCGAGCCTTGCCGTAACGCCGGTAAGTACACCCTGGGTGACATCCTTTCCTTCCGTACGTCACCCAAGCCGGTCCGTGCCGTTGCTGCCATCTCCACTGTGTCGGTTTCCACCTTCTACCTGACCGCTCAGATGGTTGGTGCCGGTAAACTGATGCAGCTGCTGCTGGGGGTACCGTACAAGACCGCTATCATCGGCGTTGGTATTCTGATGGTTGGCTACGTTGTGTTCGGTGGTATGACCGCCACCACCTGGGTTCAGATCATCAAGGCCGGCCTGCTGATGACCGGTGCTGCCCTGCTGTCGATTCTTGTCTCCATTAAATCCGGTTTCAGCCCGCTGCAGTTCTTTACCGATATCGCCACCAATCAGAACATCATTGACCATGTCAAGCTGCTGCCGATCTATCTGAAGGAATCTGCTGCCGGTACAGCCACGGCTGATGCCGGCCAACGCTTCCTTGAGCCCGGTCTGTTCCTGACCAATCCGCTGGACCAGATCTCTCTGGGTATGGCGCTGGTGCTGGGTACTGCCGGTATGCCGCACATCCTGATGCGTTTCTTCACGGTCCCGACTGCACAGGCTGCCCGTAAATCGGTTATCGTGGCGATGTTCATCATCGGTTCTTTCTACATCCTGACCACCCTGCTGGGCTTTGGTGCTGCTATCCATCTCTCCCCGCAGGGCATCAAGCAGGTTGACGCAGGCGGCAACATGGCTGCCATGATGCTGGCAAAGCAGATGGGTGGCGAGTTCTCCCCGTTCCTGGGTGACCTGTTGCTGGCCTTCCTCTGTGCCGTTGCCTTTGCAACCATCCTGGCTGTTGTATCCGGTCTGGTTCTGGCAGCCTCCGCTGCCATCGCCCACGACATCTATGTGAACGTGATCAAGGACGGCCACGCTGACCAGAAGGAGCAGGTCTTTGCAGCCCGTGCCACTTCCTTTATCGTTGGCGCTTGCGGTATCGTAATCGGTATTGCTGCCGAGAAACAGAACGTTGCCCACCTGGTGGCCCTGGCCTTTGCCGTTGCCTCCTCCGGTAACCTGCCGGTTGTGGTGATGTCCCTGTTCTGGAAGAAGTTCAACACCGCCGGTGTTATTGCCGGTCTGGTGGTTGGTACCATCGCCTCTGTTGGTCTGGTTATGGTTTCACCCAACATGACCTATCCCGAGGTCGTTGCTAAAAATGCCAAGGCAGCCTACACCAAGCTTGAGAAAGAGATTGCAGACGGCAAGGTCAAGCCTGAAGCAATGGAGAAGACCCTCAAGACCATCGAGGCCAAGAAGGCAGAAGAGGCCAAAAACCTCGGCGGCAAGTCCATGCTGGGCCTGTCCAAGCCGCTCTTTACCCTCAAGAACCCCGGTATCCTCTCTATCCCGCTGGGCTTCATCGCTGCCATCCTGGCAACCTTGATGTTCCCCTGCAAAAAGGCAGAGGAGATGTGGGACGAGATCTATGTGCGCCAGAACACCGGCATCGGCATGGCCAAGGCCATCGACCACTAA
- a CDS encoding ParB/RepB/Spo0J family partition protein: MDHGAVALIPIEDIHILNPRVRNQIIAEEIRQNIRSVGLKRPITVAPRKDSKNGKKYDLVCGQGRIEAFIAAGVTEIPAIVREVSEEDAHLMSLVENIARRNSSALELLQSIKYLKGQGYADDAIAAKTNLGKDYIRGIIRLLEDGEEYLVNAVEKGRIPLYQALNISVEDDAAVQTALTEAYESGALTGKKLVVLQKIISRRKHYGKGLSAPHREHAKVSAEDLIAAYENGAREKKRLLAQSNYIKDVLDYTAMALRQLLNDVHFTNQLKAVGMNEIPLHVTDLLKR, encoded by the coding sequence ATGGATCATGGGGCCGTAGCGCTTATTCCCATTGAAGATATTCACATCCTGAACCCACGGGTGCGCAATCAGATCATTGCCGAAGAAATACGGCAGAACATTCGGAGCGTCGGCCTGAAAAGGCCCATAACAGTCGCTCCCAGAAAGGATTCGAAAAACGGCAAGAAATATGACCTCGTGTGTGGGCAGGGGAGGATTGAAGCCTTCATTGCCGCCGGAGTGACAGAAATCCCCGCAATCGTTCGCGAAGTAAGTGAAGAAGATGCGCATCTCATGAGCCTGGTGGAGAATATCGCCCGGCGCAACAGCAGTGCCCTGGAACTCCTGCAGAGTATCAAGTATCTGAAAGGCCAGGGGTACGCGGACGATGCCATCGCTGCCAAGACCAACCTTGGCAAAGACTATATTCGCGGCATCATCCGTCTGCTCGAAGATGGTGAGGAATACCTGGTCAACGCCGTGGAAAAGGGGAGAATCCCATTATACCAGGCCCTGAACATCTCTGTGGAAGATGACGCCGCCGTACAGACGGCCTTGACGGAAGCATATGAATCTGGTGCATTGACCGGGAAGAAGCTGGTCGTTTTGCAGAAAATCATCTCCCGGCGCAAACATTACGGCAAAGGACTTTCAGCTCCACACCGTGAACATGCCAAAGTCTCAGCAGAAGATCTGATTGCAGCCTATGAGAATGGAGCCAGGGAAAAGAAACGGCTGTTGGCTCAGTCAAACTATATCAAGGATGTCCTGGACTACACGGCCATGGCCCTGCGCCAGTTATTGAATGATGTCCATTTCACCAATCAGCTGAAGGCCGTCGGCATGAATGAAATACCTCTGCATGTAACGGATCTTCTGAAAAGGTAG